One genomic window of Ornithorhynchus anatinus isolate Pmale09 chromosome 10, mOrnAna1.pri.v4, whole genome shotgun sequence includes the following:
- the SMARCC2 gene encoding SWI/SNF complex subunit SMARCC2 isoform X1, whose translation MAVRKKDGGPNVKYYEAADTVAQFDNVRLWLGKNYKKYIQAEPPTNKSLSSLVVQLLQFQEEVFGKHVSNAPLTKLPIKCFLDFKAGGALCHILAAAYKFKSDQGWRRYDFQNPSRMDRNVEMFMTIEKSLVQNNCLPRPNIFLHQEIEPKLLGKLKDIIKRHQGTVTEDKNNASHVVCPVPANLEEEEWVRPIMKRDKQVLLHWGYYPDSYDTWTPANEVEASVEDPPTPDKPRKVHAKWILDTDTFNEWMNEEDYEVNDDKNPVSRRKKISAKTLTDEVNSPDSDRRDKKGGNYKKRKRSPSPSPTPEAKKKNAKKGPSTPYTKSKRGHREEEQEDLTKDMDEPSPVPNVEEVTLPKTVNTKKDSESAPVKGGTMTDLDEQEDESMEPTGKDEDENGAGSKGEQTKNPDLHEDNVTEQTHHIIIPSYAAWFDYNSVHAIERRALPEFFNGKNKSKTPEIYLAYRNFMIDTYRLNPQEYLTSTACRRNLAGDVCAIMRVHAFLEQWGLINYQVDAESRPTPMGPPPTSHFHVLADTPSGLVPLQPKTPQGRQGDADTKAGRKGKELDDLVPEPAKGKPELTSASQQMLSFPDKGKEKPADMQNFGLRTDMYTKKNVPSKSKAAASATREWTEQETLLLLEALEMYKDDWNKVSEHVGSRTQDECILHFLRLPIEDPYLEDSEASLGPLAYQPVPFSQSGNPVMSTVAFLASVVDPRVASAAAKSALEEFSKMKEEVPTALVEAHVRKVEEAAKVTGKADPAFGLESSGIAGTASDEPERAVEESGAEEARAESQSGEEKKESKEPREGVVAAEEDGKDRPSEPPKKEEEKGKEGDGQKELEKGGREPVAESEKEPKEGQEEEVLKEVVEAEGERKTKVERDIGEGNLSTAAAAALAAAAVKAKHLAAVEERKIKSLVALLVETQMKKLEIKLRHFEELETIMDREREALEYQRQQLLADRQAFHMEQLKYAEMRARQQHFQQLHQQQQQPPPPPPPPPPPPLPPGSQPVQAAGAPGPPAVHSLAATAPPSVAPSPVGAGGPAPAEQTGQTGPVVGQQQPPPPPPAGAPQAGTTPSSGAPPAGPHGPSQFPSQQTPPAMIPGATPGSGHPSMAGNTPLALPYGMPPPPPPPPPPPPSVPFSSLADSISLHLPPHPNLHGHHLPFAAGSLPPLTPPPAVASSSASAAASFPLGPGSAATHSPAIVAAVQGSLLPSTGPLPDPGTSLPQDPTAPSPGPVPPVLPAQ comes from the exons TACATCCAAGCCGAGCCGCCCACCAACAAGTCTCTCTCCAGCCTGGTGGTGCAGTTGCTGCAGTTCCAAGAGGAGGTCTTTGGCAAGCACGTCAGCAATGCGCCGCTCACTAAGCTGCCG ATAAAATGCTTCCTGGATTTCAAAGCTGGGGGTGCCTTGTGCCACATACTCGCAGCTGCCTACAAGTTCAAGAGTGACCAGGGATG GCGACGCTACGACTTCCAGAACCCGTCCAGAATGGACCGAAATGTGGAGATGTTCATGACCATCGAGAAGTCCCTGGTGCAG aATAACTGCCTGCCTCGGCCCAACATTTTCCTGCACCAGGAGATTGAGCCCAAGCTGCTGGGGAAGCTGAAAGATATCATCAAGAGGCACCAG GGGACGGTCACAGAGGACAAGAACAACGCCTCCCATGTTGTGTGCCCGGTGCCTGCAAACTTGGAGGAAG AGGAGTGGGTGCGGCCAATCATGAAGAGGGACAAGCAAGTCCTCCTACACTGGGGCTACTACCCCGAcag CTACGACACATGGACCCCCGCCAACGAAGTGGAGGCCTCCGTGGAGGATCCACCGACACCCGACAAACCCAGGAAg GTCCACGCCAAGTGGATCCTGGACACCGACACCTtcaatgagtggatgaatgaggaAGACTACGAGGTGAACGATGACAAGAATCCCGTGTCTCGCCGCAAGAAGATCTCGGCCAAGACCCTGACCGACGAG gTCAACAGCCCGGACTCAGACCGGCGGGACAAAAAGGGAGGCAACTACAAGAAGAGGAAGCGCtcaccctccccgtctcccaccccTGAGGCCAAGAAGAAGAATGCCAAAAAGGG GCCGTCCACGCCATACACCAAGTCCAAGCGCGGGCAccgagaggaggagcaggaggacctCACCAAGGACATGGATGAGCCCTCACCCGTCCCCAACGTGGAGGAGGTGACGCTGCCCAAGACAG TGAATACCAAAAAGGATTCGGAGTCGGCGCCCGTGAAAGGAGGCACCATGACGGACCTCG ATGAACAGGAGGATGAGAGCATGGAACCCACCGGCAAG GACGAGGACGAGAacggggccgggagcaaggggGAACAGACCAAGAACCCTGACCTGCACGAGGATAACGTCACTGAGCAGACTCACCACATCATCATCCCCAGCTACGCCGCCTGGTTCGACTAtaacag CGTCCATGCCATCGAGCGCAGAGCTTTGCCGGAGTTCTTCAATGGCAAGAACAAGTCCAAGACTCCAGAGAT cTACCTGGCCTACCGCAACTTCATGATCGACACGTACCGACTGAACCCACAGGAGTACCTCACCTCCACCGCCTGCCGCCGCAACCTGGCCGGGGACGTCTGCGCCATCATGAG GGTCCATGCCTTCCTGGAGCAGTGGGGCCTCATCAACTACCAGGTGGACGCGGAGAGCCGGCCGACCCCCATGGGCCCCCCGCCCACCTCGCACTTCCACGTCCTGGCAGACACACCCTCGGGACTGGTGCCCCTGCAGCCCAAAACGCCCCAG GGCCGCCAGGGTGATGCCGACACCAAGGCCGGGCGCAAGGGCAAGGAGCTGGATGACCTGGTGCCGGAGCCGGCCAAGGGGAAGCCGGAGCTG ACCTCCGCCTCCCAGCAGATGCTCAGCTTCCCCGACAAGGGCAAGGAGAAGCCGGCCGACATGCAGAACTTCGGCCTCCGCACGGACATGTACACCAAGAAGAATGTCCCCTCTAAG AGCAAAGCTGCAGCCAGTGCCACGCGTGAATGGACTGAGCAGGAGACGCTGCTGTTGCTTGAG gCACTGGAGATGTACAAGGACGACTGGAACAAGGTGTCGGAGCATGTGGGGAGCCGCACCCAGGACGAGTGCATCCTGCACTTCCTGCGCCTGCCCATCGAGGATCCCTACCTAGAGGACTCGGAGGCCTCCCTGGGCCCCCTGGCCTACCAGCCTGTGCCCTTCAGCCAGTCCGGGAACCCGGTCATGAGCACCGTCGCCTTCCTGGCCTCCGTCGTCGACCCCCGCGTTGCCTCCGCCGCCGCCAAGTCTGCCCTGG AAGAGTTCTCCAAGATGAAGGAGGAGGTGCCCACGGCCCTGGTGGAGGCCCACgtgaggaaggtggaggaggcggCCAAGGTCACGGGCAAGGCCGACCCAGCCTTCGGCCTGGAGAGCAGCGGCATCGCAGGCACCGCCTCAGACGAGCCCGAGCGCGCCGTCG aagagagtggggctGAGGAGGCCCGGGCGGAAAGCCAATCTGGCGAAGAGAAGAAGGAGTCCAAG GAACCGCGAGAAGGAGTCGTAGCCGCCGAggaagatgggaaagacaggCCGAGCGAGCCacccaagaaggaggaagaaaaggggaaagagggtgacggccagaaggagctggagaagggaggcagggagcctgTGG CCGAGTCAGAGAAGGAGCCCaaggaggggcaagaggaggaggtgtTGAAGGAGGTGGTGGAGGCCGAGGGTGAGAGGAAGACCAAGGTGGAGCGTGACATCGGCGAAGGGAATCTGTCCACGGCTGCGGCggcggccctggccgccgccgccgtcaaGGCCAAG CACCTGGCCGCGGTGGAAGAACGGAAGATCAAGTCGCTGGTGGCGCTGCTGGTGGAGACCCAGATGAAGAAGCTGGAGATCAAGCTGAGGCACTTTGAGGAGCTGGAGACCATCATGGACCGGGAGCGGGAGGCC CTGGAGTACCAGCGGCAGCAGCTGCTGGCGGACAGGCAGGCCTTCCACATGGAGCAGCTCAAGTACGCGGAGATGCGAGCGCGCCAGCAGCACTTCCAGCAGctgcaccagcagcagcagcagcccccgccgcccccgcccccgcccccgcccccacccctgccccctggctcccagcccgtCCAGGCCGCCGGGGCCCCAGGCCCGCCCGCCGTCCACTCGCTGGCCGCCACGGCTCCGCCCTCCGTGGCCCCGAGCCCCGTGGGggccggcggcccggcccccgccgagcAGACGGGGCAGACGGGCCCGGTCGTcgggcagcagcagccgccgccgcccccgcccgccggggcccccCAGGCCGGGACCACCCCGTCGTCGGGCGCCCCCCCTGCCGGACCCCATG GCCCCTCCCAGTTCCCCAGCCAGCAAACTCCTCCCGCGATGATACCAGGGGCCACGCCAGGCAGCGGGCACCCCAGCATGGCCGGTAACACTCCTTTGGCTTTGCCCTACGGCATGCCaccaccaccgccgccgccgcctccgcctcctccatccGTCCCCTTCAGTAGCCTAGCTGACTCCATCagccttcacctccctcctcaccctaaCCTGCATGGGCACCACCTACCATTCGCCGCGGGGTCCCTGCCCCCgctcaccccgccccccgccgtcgCCTCCTCCTCCGCGTCTGCCGCCGCCTCCTTCCCCCTGGGGCCGGGGTCCGCCGCCACCCACAGCCCCGCCATCGTGGCGGCCGTGCAGGGCAGCCTCCTGCCCAGTACTGGCCCGCTGCCAG ATCCGGGTACGTCCCTGCCCCAGGACCCcacggcccccagccccggcccggtcCCGCCAGTGCTGCCCGCCCAGTGA
- the SMARCC2 gene encoding SWI/SNF complex subunit SMARCC2 isoform X2 — translation MAVRKKDGGPNVKYYEAADTVAQFDNVRLWLGKNYKKYIQAEPPTNKSLSSLVVQLLQFQEEVFGKHVSNAPLTKLPIKCFLDFKAGGALCHILAAAYKFKSDQGWRRYDFQNPSRMDRNVEMFMTIEKSLVQNNCLPRPNIFLHQEIEPKLLGKLKDIIKRHQGTVTEDKNNASHVVCPVPANLEEEEWVRPIMKRDKQVLLHWGYYPDSYDTWTPANEVEASVEDPPTPDKPRKVHAKWILDTDTFNEWMNEEDYEVNDDKNPVSRRKKISAKTLTDEVNSPDSDRRDKKGGNYKKRKRSPSPSPTPEAKKKNAKKGPSTPYTKSKRGHREEEQEDLTKDMDEPSPVPNVEEVTLPKTVNTKKDSESAPVKGGTMTDLDEQEDESMEPTGKDEDENGAGSKGEQTKNPDLHEDNVTEQTHHIIIPSYAAWFDYNSVHAIERRALPEFFNGKNKSKTPEIYLAYRNFMIDTYRLNPQEYLTSTACRRNLAGDVCAIMRVHAFLEQWGLINYQVDAESRPTPMGPPPTSHFHVLADTPSGLVPLQPKTPQTSASQQMLSFPDKGKEKPADMQNFGLRTDMYTKKNVPSKSKAAASATREWTEQETLLLLEALEMYKDDWNKVSEHVGSRTQDECILHFLRLPIEDPYLEDSEASLGPLAYQPVPFSQSGNPVMSTVAFLASVVDPRVASAAAKSALEEFSKMKEEVPTALVEAHVRKVEEAAKVTGKADPAFGLESSGIAGTASDEPERAVEESGAEEARAESQSGEEKKESKEPREGVVAAEEDGKDRPSEPPKKEEEKGKEGDGQKELEKGGREPVAESEKEPKEGQEEEVLKEVVEAEGERKTKVERDIGEGNLSTAAAAALAAAAVKAKHLAAVEERKIKSLVALLVETQMKKLEIKLRHFEELETIMDREREALEYQRQQLLADRQAFHMEQLKYAEMRARQQHFQQLHQQQQQPPPPPPPPPPPPLPPGSQPVQAAGAPGPPAVHSLAATAPPSVAPSPVGAGGPAPAEQTGQTGPVVGQQQPPPPPPAGAPQAGTTPSSGAPPAGPHGPSQFPSQQTPPAMIPGATPGSGHPSMAGNTPLALPYGMPPPPPPPPPPPPSVPFSSLADSISLHLPPHPNLHGHHLPFAAGSLPPLTPPPAVASSSASAAASFPLGPGSAATHSPAIVAAVQGSLLPSTGPLPDPGTSLPQDPTAPSPGPVPPVLPAQ, via the exons TACATCCAAGCCGAGCCGCCCACCAACAAGTCTCTCTCCAGCCTGGTGGTGCAGTTGCTGCAGTTCCAAGAGGAGGTCTTTGGCAAGCACGTCAGCAATGCGCCGCTCACTAAGCTGCCG ATAAAATGCTTCCTGGATTTCAAAGCTGGGGGTGCCTTGTGCCACATACTCGCAGCTGCCTACAAGTTCAAGAGTGACCAGGGATG GCGACGCTACGACTTCCAGAACCCGTCCAGAATGGACCGAAATGTGGAGATGTTCATGACCATCGAGAAGTCCCTGGTGCAG aATAACTGCCTGCCTCGGCCCAACATTTTCCTGCACCAGGAGATTGAGCCCAAGCTGCTGGGGAAGCTGAAAGATATCATCAAGAGGCACCAG GGGACGGTCACAGAGGACAAGAACAACGCCTCCCATGTTGTGTGCCCGGTGCCTGCAAACTTGGAGGAAG AGGAGTGGGTGCGGCCAATCATGAAGAGGGACAAGCAAGTCCTCCTACACTGGGGCTACTACCCCGAcag CTACGACACATGGACCCCCGCCAACGAAGTGGAGGCCTCCGTGGAGGATCCACCGACACCCGACAAACCCAGGAAg GTCCACGCCAAGTGGATCCTGGACACCGACACCTtcaatgagtggatgaatgaggaAGACTACGAGGTGAACGATGACAAGAATCCCGTGTCTCGCCGCAAGAAGATCTCGGCCAAGACCCTGACCGACGAG gTCAACAGCCCGGACTCAGACCGGCGGGACAAAAAGGGAGGCAACTACAAGAAGAGGAAGCGCtcaccctccccgtctcccaccccTGAGGCCAAGAAGAAGAATGCCAAAAAGGG GCCGTCCACGCCATACACCAAGTCCAAGCGCGGGCAccgagaggaggagcaggaggacctCACCAAGGACATGGATGAGCCCTCACCCGTCCCCAACGTGGAGGAGGTGACGCTGCCCAAGACAG TGAATACCAAAAAGGATTCGGAGTCGGCGCCCGTGAAAGGAGGCACCATGACGGACCTCG ATGAACAGGAGGATGAGAGCATGGAACCCACCGGCAAG GACGAGGACGAGAacggggccgggagcaaggggGAACAGACCAAGAACCCTGACCTGCACGAGGATAACGTCACTGAGCAGACTCACCACATCATCATCCCCAGCTACGCCGCCTGGTTCGACTAtaacag CGTCCATGCCATCGAGCGCAGAGCTTTGCCGGAGTTCTTCAATGGCAAGAACAAGTCCAAGACTCCAGAGAT cTACCTGGCCTACCGCAACTTCATGATCGACACGTACCGACTGAACCCACAGGAGTACCTCACCTCCACCGCCTGCCGCCGCAACCTGGCCGGGGACGTCTGCGCCATCATGAG GGTCCATGCCTTCCTGGAGCAGTGGGGCCTCATCAACTACCAGGTGGACGCGGAGAGCCGGCCGACCCCCATGGGCCCCCCGCCCACCTCGCACTTCCACGTCCTGGCAGACACACCCTCGGGACTGGTGCCCCTGCAGCCCAAAACGCCCCAG ACCTCCGCCTCCCAGCAGATGCTCAGCTTCCCCGACAAGGGCAAGGAGAAGCCGGCCGACATGCAGAACTTCGGCCTCCGCACGGACATGTACACCAAGAAGAATGTCCCCTCTAAG AGCAAAGCTGCAGCCAGTGCCACGCGTGAATGGACTGAGCAGGAGACGCTGCTGTTGCTTGAG gCACTGGAGATGTACAAGGACGACTGGAACAAGGTGTCGGAGCATGTGGGGAGCCGCACCCAGGACGAGTGCATCCTGCACTTCCTGCGCCTGCCCATCGAGGATCCCTACCTAGAGGACTCGGAGGCCTCCCTGGGCCCCCTGGCCTACCAGCCTGTGCCCTTCAGCCAGTCCGGGAACCCGGTCATGAGCACCGTCGCCTTCCTGGCCTCCGTCGTCGACCCCCGCGTTGCCTCCGCCGCCGCCAAGTCTGCCCTGG AAGAGTTCTCCAAGATGAAGGAGGAGGTGCCCACGGCCCTGGTGGAGGCCCACgtgaggaaggtggaggaggcggCCAAGGTCACGGGCAAGGCCGACCCAGCCTTCGGCCTGGAGAGCAGCGGCATCGCAGGCACCGCCTCAGACGAGCCCGAGCGCGCCGTCG aagagagtggggctGAGGAGGCCCGGGCGGAAAGCCAATCTGGCGAAGAGAAGAAGGAGTCCAAG GAACCGCGAGAAGGAGTCGTAGCCGCCGAggaagatgggaaagacaggCCGAGCGAGCCacccaagaaggaggaagaaaaggggaaagagggtgacggccagaaggagctggagaagggaggcagggagcctgTGG CCGAGTCAGAGAAGGAGCCCaaggaggggcaagaggaggaggtgtTGAAGGAGGTGGTGGAGGCCGAGGGTGAGAGGAAGACCAAGGTGGAGCGTGACATCGGCGAAGGGAATCTGTCCACGGCTGCGGCggcggccctggccgccgccgccgtcaaGGCCAAG CACCTGGCCGCGGTGGAAGAACGGAAGATCAAGTCGCTGGTGGCGCTGCTGGTGGAGACCCAGATGAAGAAGCTGGAGATCAAGCTGAGGCACTTTGAGGAGCTGGAGACCATCATGGACCGGGAGCGGGAGGCC CTGGAGTACCAGCGGCAGCAGCTGCTGGCGGACAGGCAGGCCTTCCACATGGAGCAGCTCAAGTACGCGGAGATGCGAGCGCGCCAGCAGCACTTCCAGCAGctgcaccagcagcagcagcagcccccgccgcccccgcccccgcccccgcccccacccctgccccctggctcccagcccgtCCAGGCCGCCGGGGCCCCAGGCCCGCCCGCCGTCCACTCGCTGGCCGCCACGGCTCCGCCCTCCGTGGCCCCGAGCCCCGTGGGggccggcggcccggcccccgccgagcAGACGGGGCAGACGGGCCCGGTCGTcgggcagcagcagccgccgccgcccccgcccgccggggcccccCAGGCCGGGACCACCCCGTCGTCGGGCGCCCCCCCTGCCGGACCCCATG GCCCCTCCCAGTTCCCCAGCCAGCAAACTCCTCCCGCGATGATACCAGGGGCCACGCCAGGCAGCGGGCACCCCAGCATGGCCGGTAACACTCCTTTGGCTTTGCCCTACGGCATGCCaccaccaccgccgccgccgcctccgcctcctccatccGTCCCCTTCAGTAGCCTAGCTGACTCCATCagccttcacctccctcctcaccctaaCCTGCATGGGCACCACCTACCATTCGCCGCGGGGTCCCTGCCCCCgctcaccccgccccccgccgtcgCCTCCTCCTCCGCGTCTGCCGCCGCCTCCTTCCCCCTGGGGCCGGGGTCCGCCGCCACCCACAGCCCCGCCATCGTGGCGGCCGTGCAGGGCAGCCTCCTGCCCAGTACTGGCCCGCTGCCAG ATCCGGGTACGTCCCTGCCCCAGGACCCcacggcccccagccccggcccggtcCCGCCAGTGCTGCCCGCCCAGTGA
- the SMARCC2 gene encoding SWI/SNF complex subunit SMARCC2 isoform X3 has translation MAVRKKDGGPNVKYYEAADTVAQFDNVRLWLGKNYKKYIQAEPPTNKSLSSLVVQLLQFQEEVFGKHVSNAPLTKLPIKCFLDFKAGGALCHILAAAYKFKSDQGWRRYDFQNPSRMDRNVEMFMTIEKSLVQNNCLPRPNIFLHQEIEPKLLGKLKDIIKRHQGTVTEDKNNASHVVCPVPANLEEEEWVRPIMKRDKQVLLHWGYYPDSYDTWTPANEVEASVEDPPTPDKPRKVHAKWILDTDTFNEWMNEEDYEVNDDKNPVSRRKKISAKTLTDEVNSPDSDRRDKKGGNYKKRKRSPSPSPTPEAKKKNAKKGPSTPYTKSKRGHREEEQEDLTKDMDEPSPVPNVEEVTLPKTVNTKKDSESAPVKGGTMTDLDEQEDESMEPTGKDEDENGAGSKGEQTKNPDLHEDNVTEQTHHIIIPSYAAWFDYNSVHAIERRALPEFFNGKNKSKTPEIYLAYRNFMIDTYRLNPQEYLTSTACRRNLAGDVCAIMRVHAFLEQWGLINYQVDAESRPTPMGPPPTSHFHVLADTPSGLVPLQPKTPQGRQGDADTKAGRKGKELDDLVPEPAKGKPELTSASQQMLSFPDKGKEKPADMQNFGLRTDMYTKKNVPSKSKAAASATREWTEQETLLLLEALEMYKDDWNKVSEHVGSRTQDECILHFLRLPIEDPYLEDSEASLGPLAYQPVPFSQSGNPVMSTVAFLASVVDPRVASAAAKSALEEFSKMKEEVPTALVEAHVRKVEEAAKVTGKADPAFGLESSGIAGTASDEPERAVEESGAEEARAESQSGEEKKESKEPREGVVAAEEDGKDRPSEPPKKEEEKGKEGDGQKELEKGGREPVAESEKEPKEGQEEEVLKEVVEAEGERKTKVERDIGEGNLSTAAAAALAAAAVKAKHLAAVEERKIKSLVALLVETQMKKLEIKLRHFEELETIMDREREALEYQRQQLLADRQAFHMEQLKYAEMRARQQHFQQLHQQQQQPPPPPPPPPPPPLPPGSQPVQAAGAPGPPAVHSLAATAPPSVAPSPVGAGGPAPAEQTGQTGPVVGQQQPPPPPPAGAPQAGTTPSSGAPPAGPHGPSQFPSQQTPPAMIPGATPGSGHPSMADPGTSLPQDPTAPSPGPVPPVLPAQ, from the exons TACATCCAAGCCGAGCCGCCCACCAACAAGTCTCTCTCCAGCCTGGTGGTGCAGTTGCTGCAGTTCCAAGAGGAGGTCTTTGGCAAGCACGTCAGCAATGCGCCGCTCACTAAGCTGCCG ATAAAATGCTTCCTGGATTTCAAAGCTGGGGGTGCCTTGTGCCACATACTCGCAGCTGCCTACAAGTTCAAGAGTGACCAGGGATG GCGACGCTACGACTTCCAGAACCCGTCCAGAATGGACCGAAATGTGGAGATGTTCATGACCATCGAGAAGTCCCTGGTGCAG aATAACTGCCTGCCTCGGCCCAACATTTTCCTGCACCAGGAGATTGAGCCCAAGCTGCTGGGGAAGCTGAAAGATATCATCAAGAGGCACCAG GGGACGGTCACAGAGGACAAGAACAACGCCTCCCATGTTGTGTGCCCGGTGCCTGCAAACTTGGAGGAAG AGGAGTGGGTGCGGCCAATCATGAAGAGGGACAAGCAAGTCCTCCTACACTGGGGCTACTACCCCGAcag CTACGACACATGGACCCCCGCCAACGAAGTGGAGGCCTCCGTGGAGGATCCACCGACACCCGACAAACCCAGGAAg GTCCACGCCAAGTGGATCCTGGACACCGACACCTtcaatgagtggatgaatgaggaAGACTACGAGGTGAACGATGACAAGAATCCCGTGTCTCGCCGCAAGAAGATCTCGGCCAAGACCCTGACCGACGAG gTCAACAGCCCGGACTCAGACCGGCGGGACAAAAAGGGAGGCAACTACAAGAAGAGGAAGCGCtcaccctccccgtctcccaccccTGAGGCCAAGAAGAAGAATGCCAAAAAGGG GCCGTCCACGCCATACACCAAGTCCAAGCGCGGGCAccgagaggaggagcaggaggacctCACCAAGGACATGGATGAGCCCTCACCCGTCCCCAACGTGGAGGAGGTGACGCTGCCCAAGACAG TGAATACCAAAAAGGATTCGGAGTCGGCGCCCGTGAAAGGAGGCACCATGACGGACCTCG ATGAACAGGAGGATGAGAGCATGGAACCCACCGGCAAG GACGAGGACGAGAacggggccgggagcaaggggGAACAGACCAAGAACCCTGACCTGCACGAGGATAACGTCACTGAGCAGACTCACCACATCATCATCCCCAGCTACGCCGCCTGGTTCGACTAtaacag CGTCCATGCCATCGAGCGCAGAGCTTTGCCGGAGTTCTTCAATGGCAAGAACAAGTCCAAGACTCCAGAGAT cTACCTGGCCTACCGCAACTTCATGATCGACACGTACCGACTGAACCCACAGGAGTACCTCACCTCCACCGCCTGCCGCCGCAACCTGGCCGGGGACGTCTGCGCCATCATGAG GGTCCATGCCTTCCTGGAGCAGTGGGGCCTCATCAACTACCAGGTGGACGCGGAGAGCCGGCCGACCCCCATGGGCCCCCCGCCCACCTCGCACTTCCACGTCCTGGCAGACACACCCTCGGGACTGGTGCCCCTGCAGCCCAAAACGCCCCAG GGCCGCCAGGGTGATGCCGACACCAAGGCCGGGCGCAAGGGCAAGGAGCTGGATGACCTGGTGCCGGAGCCGGCCAAGGGGAAGCCGGAGCTG ACCTCCGCCTCCCAGCAGATGCTCAGCTTCCCCGACAAGGGCAAGGAGAAGCCGGCCGACATGCAGAACTTCGGCCTCCGCACGGACATGTACACCAAGAAGAATGTCCCCTCTAAG AGCAAAGCTGCAGCCAGTGCCACGCGTGAATGGACTGAGCAGGAGACGCTGCTGTTGCTTGAG gCACTGGAGATGTACAAGGACGACTGGAACAAGGTGTCGGAGCATGTGGGGAGCCGCACCCAGGACGAGTGCATCCTGCACTTCCTGCGCCTGCCCATCGAGGATCCCTACCTAGAGGACTCGGAGGCCTCCCTGGGCCCCCTGGCCTACCAGCCTGTGCCCTTCAGCCAGTCCGGGAACCCGGTCATGAGCACCGTCGCCTTCCTGGCCTCCGTCGTCGACCCCCGCGTTGCCTCCGCCGCCGCCAAGTCTGCCCTGG AAGAGTTCTCCAAGATGAAGGAGGAGGTGCCCACGGCCCTGGTGGAGGCCCACgtgaggaaggtggaggaggcggCCAAGGTCACGGGCAAGGCCGACCCAGCCTTCGGCCTGGAGAGCAGCGGCATCGCAGGCACCGCCTCAGACGAGCCCGAGCGCGCCGTCG aagagagtggggctGAGGAGGCCCGGGCGGAAAGCCAATCTGGCGAAGAGAAGAAGGAGTCCAAG GAACCGCGAGAAGGAGTCGTAGCCGCCGAggaagatgggaaagacaggCCGAGCGAGCCacccaagaaggaggaagaaaaggggaaagagggtgacggccagaaggagctggagaagggaggcagggagcctgTGG CCGAGTCAGAGAAGGAGCCCaaggaggggcaagaggaggaggtgtTGAAGGAGGTGGTGGAGGCCGAGGGTGAGAGGAAGACCAAGGTGGAGCGTGACATCGGCGAAGGGAATCTGTCCACGGCTGCGGCggcggccctggccgccgccgccgtcaaGGCCAAG CACCTGGCCGCGGTGGAAGAACGGAAGATCAAGTCGCTGGTGGCGCTGCTGGTGGAGACCCAGATGAAGAAGCTGGAGATCAAGCTGAGGCACTTTGAGGAGCTGGAGACCATCATGGACCGGGAGCGGGAGGCC CTGGAGTACCAGCGGCAGCAGCTGCTGGCGGACAGGCAGGCCTTCCACATGGAGCAGCTCAAGTACGCGGAGATGCGAGCGCGCCAGCAGCACTTCCAGCAGctgcaccagcagcagcagcagcccccgccgcccccgcccccgcccccgcccccacccctgccccctggctcccagcccgtCCAGGCCGCCGGGGCCCCAGGCCCGCCCGCCGTCCACTCGCTGGCCGCCACGGCTCCGCCCTCCGTGGCCCCGAGCCCCGTGGGggccggcggcccggcccccgccgagcAGACGGGGCAGACGGGCCCGGTCGTcgggcagcagcagccgccgccgcccccgcccgccggggcccccCAGGCCGGGACCACCCCGTCGTCGGGCGCCCCCCCTGCCGGACCCCATG GCCCCTCCCAGTTCCCCAGCCAGCAAACTCCTCCCGCGATGATACCAGGGGCCACGCCAGGCAGCGGGCACCCCAGCATGGCCG ATCCGGGTACGTCCCTGCCCCAGGACCCcacggcccccagccccggcccggtcCCGCCAGTGCTGCCCGCCCAGTGA